From one Bacteroidota bacterium genomic stretch:
- a CDS encoding peptide deformylase yields MIYPIVAYGDPVLRKKSVAISPDYPKLTELVDNMFKTMYHSMGVGLAAPQVGLAIRLFIVDATPFSEDDPGADGFKRIFINPVILNETGDKWKFNEGCLSIPGVREDVERHPNLVIKYQDLNFDTHTEEYEGIKARIIQHEYDHIEGILFTDHLSPLKKTLLKGRLGDISKGKVDADYKMRFYSKR; encoded by the coding sequence ATGATCTATCCAATTGTAGCCTATGGCGATCCTGTACTTAGAAAAAAGTCTGTTGCTATTTCACCAGACTATCCCAAGCTGACTGAATTAGTGGATAATATGTTTAAAACCATGTATCATAGTATGGGAGTGGGGTTAGCTGCTCCTCAGGTAGGCTTAGCCATACGTCTATTTATAGTAGATGCTACACCCTTCAGTGAGGATGACCCCGGTGCAGATGGTTTTAAGCGCATATTTATTAATCCTGTAATTCTAAATGAAACGGGAGATAAATGGAAGTTCAACGAAGGGTGTTTGAGTATTCCGGGAGTACGTGAAGATGTGGAACGACATCCCAATTTAGTGATCAAATATCAGGATTTGAATTTCGATACACATACGGAAGAATACGAAGGAATAAAAGCCAGGATTATTCAGCACGAATACGATCATATTGAAGGGATCTTATTCACCGACCATTTAAGTCCACTTAAGAAAACACTTTTAAAGGGAAGGTTGGGAGATATTTCCAAAGGAAAAGTAGATGCGGATTATAAAATGCGTTTTTACTCAAAGCGCTAG
- a CDS encoding PQQ-dependent sugar dehydrogenase produces the protein MKRNLCCLALMFVGLMASKNTAVAQTLPPMFVSELVSNTWDQIEGFVFDANKNMYVWEKNGYVWKVDSNGTKAATPLLDIRAEVGGWRDHGLNGFALDPNFMVNGYIYLHYTVDRHHLMKFGTPQYNANTDEYFNATIIRVTRYQVDVANNNFNTIVPGSRFVLIGSTKKNGIPLLHESHSGGQLCIW, from the coding sequence ATGAAAAGAAATTTATGCTGCTTAGCATTAATGTTTGTTGGTTTGATGGCTTCAAAAAACACGGCCGTCGCACAAACTTTGCCTCCTATGTTTGTATCTGAACTGGTAAGTAATACCTGGGATCAGATTGAAGGATTTGTATTCGATGCGAATAAGAACATGTACGTATGGGAAAAGAACGGCTATGTATGGAAAGTGGATTCTAATGGTACTAAGGCGGCAACCCCACTCTTAGATATCAGAGCTGAAGTTGGAGGATGGCGGGATCATGGTTTAAATGGTTTTGCCCTTGATCCGAATTTTATGGTGAATGGTTATATCTATTTGCATTATACTGTTGATCGTCATCATTTGATGAAATTTGGTACGCCTCAATACAATGCCAATACAGATGAATATTTTAATGCAACAATAATAAGGGTAACACGCTATCAGGTTGATGTTGCAAATAATAATTTTAATACCATTGTTCCGGGAAGCCGTTTCGTTTTAATTGGCTCGACAAAGAAAAACGGAATTCCACTCTTGCATGAATCACACAGCGGAGGGCAACTCTGCATTTGGTGA
- a CDS encoding AAA family ATPase, which produces MNNAPLFLVGYMGAGKSTIGKILATRLGRTCLDLDDLIELINDTSITNLFSQYGEEYFREKEKEALHQLKGKENLVIATGGGCAASGDNMQWMNKHGSTIYLRCHPGVLFHRIAPAKSKRPLLSGMEDVDIMEYMVESLKKRLPFYIQARHTVNGDNDPEQVVESILKTITGVPTNFSQD; this is translated from the coding sequence ATGAACAATGCCCCTCTGTTTCTTGTCGGTTATATGGGTGCCGGGAAAAGCACCATCGGAAAGATACTTGCAACACGCCTGGGACGAACATGCCTTGATCTGGATGACCTCATTGAGCTTATCAACGACACCTCTATCACCAATTTATTTAGTCAATACGGTGAAGAATATTTCAGGGAAAAGGAAAAGGAAGCATTGCATCAATTAAAAGGAAAGGAAAACCTGGTGATCGCTACGGGAGGAGGTTGTGCTGCATCCGGTGATAATATGCAATGGATGAACAAACATGGCTCTACGATCTATTTACGTTGCCATCCGGGTGTACTTTTTCACCGGATAGCTCCTGCAAAAAGCAAGCGACCGCTCCTTTCCGGCATGGAGGATGTGGATATCATGGAATACATGGTGGAGAGCCTGAAAAAACGACTCCCTTTTTATATTCAGGCCAGGCATACTGTCAATGGGGATAATGATCCGGAACAAGTGGTTGAATCCATTTTAAAAACCATCACCGGAGTACCTACCAATTTTTCTCAGGATTAG
- a CDS encoding DUF58 domain-containing protein codes for MESSELLKKVRKIEIKTRGLSSQVFSGEYHSAFKGRGMAFSEVREYIPGDDIRTIDWNVTARFNSPYVKIFEEERELTVMLLVDISASGNFGTKNQFKRDLITELSAILAFSAIENNDKAGMILFSDKIELFIPPKKGKTHILRIIRELINMEPKGKGTDLNLALRYFNNMIKKRCIAFVISDFMTSGYEDAIKISSKKHDLAAIRVFDAREADMPDVGLVRFVDAETGQVSLLDSGNLSVRRDYHLWWKQTQAQTTETLSRSGIDHATFRTDQPYVQALINLFKKRERRR; via the coding sequence ATGGAATCTTCCGAGCTATTAAAGAAAGTCAGAAAAATCGAGATTAAAACCAGAGGATTATCCTCTCAGGTTTTCTCGGGTGAATATCATTCTGCTTTTAAAGGCAGAGGGATGGCTTTTAGTGAGGTGAGAGAGTATATTCCCGGTGATGATATCCGCACTATTGACTGGAATGTTACCGCGCGTTTTAACAGTCCTTATGTAAAGATTTTTGAAGAGGAAAGAGAATTGACAGTGATGCTTTTGGTAGACATCAGCGCTTCGGGAAATTTCGGGACAAAGAATCAGTTTAAACGAGATTTAATCACCGAGTTATCTGCGATACTTGCTTTTTCAGCCATCGAGAATAATGATAAGGCTGGAATGATTTTGTTTTCAGATAAAATTGAACTTTTTATTCCTCCTAAAAAAGGAAAAACGCATATCCTCCGTATTATTCGTGAATTGATAAATATGGAACCCAAAGGAAAGGGGACTGATCTCAACTTGGCGCTGCGGTATTTTAATAATATGATTAAGAAACGCTGTATAGCTTTTGTTATTTCTGATTTTATGACGTCCGGATATGAGGATGCCATAAAGATTTCATCTAAAAAGCATGACCTCGCTGCTATTCGGGTCTTTGATGCGCGGGAAGCGGATATGCCCGATGTGGGTTTAGTCCGTTTTGTAGATGCAGAAACCGGTCAGGTCAGTTTGCTCGATTCCGGCAACCTGTCTGTTCGAAGAGATTATCATCTCTGGTGGAAGCAAACGCAGGCCCAAACAACTGAAACGTTGAGCCGGAGTGGAATTGATCATGCCACTTTCCGGACCGATCAACCTTATGTGCAAGCATTAATTAATTTATTTAAGAAAAGGGAGCGGAGGAGATGA
- a CDS encoding tetratricopeptide repeat protein, with protein MSALAQSTSIAEGNSEYEKGRYFNAESSYRKALEKDQRMYEGNYNLGNALYKQNKFEEASQQYMNASVYKQTPEAQNKSLYNLGNSFLKAEKYNESIEAYKKALKLNPDDEDARYNLSYALQKLKQQQQQQQNKNENKDQQQKKDQQQQQKDQQQEQKDQQQKEEQQQQKQQQRPKLTKEEAERMLRALKNDEKDLQKEKAKKFSASGSNPEKNW; from the coding sequence ATGTCTGCTCTTGCACAAAGTACTTCTATCGCTGAAGGTAACAGTGAATATGAAAAGGGCAGGTATTTTAATGCAGAATCTTCTTATCGTAAAGCACTTGAAAAGGACCAGCGTATGTACGAAGGAAATTATAATCTGGGAAATGCATTGTATAAGCAGAATAAGTTTGAAGAAGCTTCACAGCAATATATGAACGCTTCTGTATATAAGCAAACTCCTGAAGCTCAGAATAAATCTTTGTATAATCTTGGCAACTCATTTTTAAAAGCTGAAAAATACAATGAAAGTATAGAAGCCTATAAAAAGGCGTTGAAGCTGAATCCTGATGATGAAGATGCCCGCTATAATCTTTCCTATGCTCTGCAGAAGTTGAAGCAACAGCAGCAGCAACAGCAAAATAAAAATGAAAACAAGGACCAACAGCAAAAGAAGGATCAGCAACAACAACAGAAGGACCAGCAGCAAGAGCAGAAAGATCAGCAGCAGAAAGAAGAACAGCAGCAACAGAAACAACAACAGCGGCCTAAATTGACGAAGGAGGAAGCGGAAAGAATGTTAAGGGCTTTAAAAAATGATGAGAAGGATTTGCAGAAAGAGAAAGCAAAGAAATTCTCTGCTTCAGGATCTAATCCTGAGAAAAATTGGTAG
- a CDS encoding VWA domain-containing protein, protein MNWPELSAFHFKNPELLWLLVLVPFMIFYFWKIKRNKRPRIRISSVEAFRYYRPTMKQRMINLPFFLRMMAVVFLVLALARPQSSSSASNVKTEGISIVLALDISSSMLAEDFRPNRIEAAKKVALEFINGRPNDLIGLVIFSGQSFTQCPITSDHSVIRNLMKDVKSGLLVDGTAIGEGLATAVDRLKDAPTKSKVVVLITDGVNNAGSIPPLTAGDIASTFGVRVYSIGVGTKGMAPYPTKTLFGVQYQNVEVQIDEELLTKVADATDGKYYRAVNNKRLEAIFAEIDKLEKSKIEITEFKKYKEEYLPLALMACLLLTLEIVLRYTWLKSIP, encoded by the coding sequence ATGAACTGGCCTGAACTCTCCGCCTTCCACTTTAAAAATCCGGAATTACTCTGGCTTTTGGTGCTGGTTCCGTTTATGATATTCTATTTCTGGAAAATAAAGAGAAATAAACGACCTCGAATAAGAATCAGTAGTGTAGAAGCTTTTAGATATTATAGACCTACGATGAAACAGCGAATGATTAATTTGCCGTTCTTTTTAAGGATGATGGCGGTCGTGTTTTTAGTCCTTGCGCTGGCCAGACCTCAATCCTCTTCCAGCGCATCTAATGTGAAAACGGAAGGAATATCTATTGTGCTGGCACTCGATATTTCATCGAGTATGCTCGCGGAGGATTTTCGTCCGAACAGAATTGAAGCGGCCAAGAAAGTGGCTTTGGAGTTTATAAATGGCAGACCCAATGATCTGATCGGGCTGGTGATTTTTAGTGGTCAGAGTTTTACACAATGTCCGATCACTTCTGATCATAGCGTGATCCGTAATCTAATGAAAGATGTTAAATCAGGATTGCTGGTGGACGGAACGGCTATCGGAGAAGGACTGGCTACCGCAGTGGATCGTTTAAAAGATGCTCCAACCAAAAGCAAGGTGGTTGTGCTCATTACAGATGGAGTGAATAATGCCGGCTCTATTCCTCCATTGACAGCCGGAGATATTGCAAGTACCTTCGGTGTTAGAGTATATTCAATTGGAGTAGGAACAAAGGGAATGGCGCCTTATCCGACTAAAACATTGTTCGGTGTTCAGTATCAAAATGTGGAAGTGCAAATCGATGAAGAGCTTCTAACGAAAGTAGCAGATGCTACCGATGGCAAATATTACAGAGCCGTCAATAACAAAAGACTGGAAGCCATCTTTGCTGAAATTGACAAGTTAGAAAAATCGAAGATTGAAATTACTGAATTTAAAAAGTACAAGGAAGAGTATTTACCGCTTGCTTTAATGGCCTGCCTCCTGTTAACCCTTGAAATAGTATTGCGTTACACCTGGCTGAAAAGCATACCTTAA
- a CDS encoding DUF1599 domain-containing protein: MSSLTSTQYDEAIARCKDIYLKKMKDYGSAWRILRPSSLTDQIFIKAQRIRSIEEKGKQKVIDGIDNEFIGIVNYAVMALIQLGLHSDAPLELNPDEALKNYEQRVHEVKSLMMDKNHDYGEAWRDMRVSSMTDLILMKLLRIKQIEDNSGSTLISEGVDANYADIINYAIFALIKLKDQ; the protein is encoded by the coding sequence ATGTCTTCACTGACTTCTACACAATATGACGAGGCCATCGCCCGCTGCAAAGATATCTACCTAAAGAAGATGAAGGACTATGGATCGGCATGGCGGATTCTAAGACCCAGTTCGCTCACCGATCAGATCTTTATTAAAGCGCAGCGAATCAGGAGCATCGAGGAAAAAGGAAAGCAGAAAGTAATTGATGGAATTGACAATGAATTTATCGGAATCGTGAATTATGCGGTCATGGCGTTGATTCAATTGGGATTGCATTCAGATGCTCCCCTGGAACTTAACCCCGATGAGGCACTTAAAAACTATGAGCAAAGGGTCCATGAAGTGAAATCCCTGATGATGGATAAAAATCATGATTATGGGGAGGCCTGGAGAGATATGCGGGTAAGTTCAATGACCGACCTTATCCTGATGAAATTATTAAGGATTAAACAAATTGAAGACAACAGCGGCTCTACCTTAATCAGCGAAGGGGTAGATGCCAACTATGCTGACATTATCAACTATGCTATCTTCGCTTTGATTAAACTGAAAGATCAATAA
- a CDS encoding DoxX family protein yields the protein MKALVTISRILVGVLFIISGLIKANDALGFSYKLDEYFTVFNMSFLSGTSLFLAMIICIFEVGLGVALLVGYRMVLVSWLMLLMILFFTFLTFYSAYFDVVKDCGCFGDALKLKPWESFYKDVILLVFILLIFAKRKSIKPLGSAATAGIISFAGLILTTWFTWHCYAHLPVKDFRPYAIGNNISEGMKLPEGAVTDSVVMVFIYKDKKSGVQYEVGMDSLSKYSGNSEVYEFVDRIDKVVREGDKAPIHDFAIRDAEDNDLAPDFLSRPDYIFMLVAYDLSKSDTDVQAKINEFAANCQKKDIEFFGLTATIPSETDKFRHDHQNMFPYYFCDGTALKTIIRSNPGLVLIKGGTVLGMWHHNDFPTFDEVNQQFIKK from the coding sequence ATGAAAGCATTGGTTACCATTTCCAGAATCCTCGTAGGTGTATTGTTTATTATTTCCGGCTTAATTAAGGCCAATGATGCCTTAGGCTTCTCCTATAAACTGGACGAATATTTTACGGTCTTCAATATGTCCTTCCTTTCAGGTACTTCGCTGTTTTTGGCGATGATCATCTGTATTTTTGAAGTCGGTTTGGGTGTGGCATTGTTGGTAGGCTACCGTATGGTGCTGGTCAGTTGGCTAATGTTGTTAATGATCCTGTTTTTTACGTTTTTGACTTTTTATTCCGCCTACTTTGATGTGGTGAAGGATTGTGGTTGTTTTGGAGATGCCCTCAAGCTGAAACCCTGGGAATCGTTTTATAAAGATGTTATCCTGCTGGTGTTTATTCTGTTGATATTTGCGAAAAGAAAATCAATAAAACCACTTGGAAGCGCAGCCACAGCAGGTATAATTTCCTTTGCCGGTTTAATACTTACTACCTGGTTCACCTGGCATTGTTATGCCCATCTTCCGGTGAAAGATTTTCGTCCCTATGCTATTGGAAATAATATTTCAGAGGGCATGAAGCTGCCTGAAGGAGCTGTAACCGATAGCGTTGTAATGGTCTTTATCTACAAGGATAAAAAGTCAGGTGTCCAGTATGAAGTGGGGATGGATTCACTTTCGAAATATTCCGGAAATAGTGAGGTTTATGAGTTCGTAGATAGAATAGATAAAGTAGTGCGGGAAGGTGATAAAGCGCCTATCCATGATTTTGCGATTCGTGATGCTGAGGATAATGATTTAGCTCCGGATTTTCTCAGTCGTCCGGATTATATTTTTATGCTGGTTGCTTATGATCTTTCAAAATCGGATACCGATGTGCAGGCAAAGATCAATGAATTCGCAGCAAATTGTCAAAAGAAAGACATTGAGTTTTTTGGGTTGACTGCGACCATACCATCAGAAACGGATAAGTTCCGTCATGATCATCAGAATATGTTCCCATATTATTTCTGTGATGGTACAGCCTTGAAAACGATCATACGATCAAACCCGGGACTCGTATTGATCAAAGGTGGAACGGTCCTCGGGATGTGGCATCACAATGACTTCCCGACTTTTGACGAGGTAAATCAACAGTTCATTAAAAAATAA
- a CDS encoding VWA domain-containing protein gives MFRLENPYMVYYFALIPVLFILYYMLKRWKKTALAQFGDIYLTRRLYADVSLSRPGIKFFLLITAFMFLIAGLCGPLIGSKLEEVKRKGADVIIALDVSNSMLATDIKPSRLERAKQSLNRLIDRLEGDRIGIIVFAGEAYVQLPVTTDYNAAKMFISSINPDIVPTQGTAIGAAIDLAKDSFTDTTRKHSAIVIITDGENHEDDAVESARNAAEAGIKVYTIGMGSAEGAPIPIYSNGAVVGFKQDNSGQTVVTKLNPEMLTEIAEAGNGRFIRASTSDDGIPVVLKELNALDKKEFKAKMYTEYENQFQYFIGFALFLFFIEFLLGEMKSKWFAKLNLFHVAKKEEI, from the coding sequence ATGTTCAGACTTGAGAATCCATATATGGTATATTACTTTGCACTGATTCCGGTGTTGTTTATACTGTATTATATGTTGAAACGATGGAAGAAGACAGCGCTGGCGCAATTTGGGGATATTTATTTGACACGGAGGCTTTATGCTGATGTGTCCCTGTCCAGACCAGGAATAAAATTCTTCTTGTTAATCACTGCTTTTATGTTTCTGATTGCCGGTCTTTGTGGGCCACTGATAGGTTCTAAACTGGAGGAAGTCAAGCGTAAAGGTGCAGATGTAATTATAGCACTGGATGTATCAAATAGTATGTTGGCCACTGACATTAAACCCAGTCGCCTTGAAAGAGCAAAGCAATCCTTGAACCGGTTAATTGACAGACTGGAAGGCGATCGGATCGGTATTATCGTTTTTGCCGGAGAAGCCTATGTGCAGTTACCGGTAACGACAGATTACAATGCTGCTAAAATGTTTATCTCATCCATAAATCCGGATATCGTTCCAACGCAGGGTACCGCTATTGGTGCTGCTATTGATCTCGCCAAAGATTCCTTTACCGATACTACGCGGAAGCATAGTGCCATCGTCATCATTACGGATGGAGAAAATCATGAAGACGATGCCGTTGAATCAGCACGAAACGCAGCAGAAGCAGGAATTAAAGTGTATACCATTGGAATGGGTTCTGCGGAAGGCGCTCCAATTCCTATATACAGCAATGGTGCTGTTGTTGGTTTTAAACAGGACAACAGCGGACAAACTGTCGTCACGAAGTTGAATCCTGAAATGTTAACGGAAATTGCTGAAGCAGGAAATGGTCGGTTTATACGTGCATCTACTTCCGATGATGGAATTCCTGTTGTCTTGAAAGAATTGAATGCATTGGATAAAAAAGAGTTTAAAGCGAAGATGTATACAGAATATGAAAATCAATTTCAGTATTTCATTGGATTTGCATTGTTTCTCTTTTTTATAGAGTTCCTCCTCGGTGAAATGAAAAGTAAATGGTTTGCAAAATTGAATCTTTTTCACGTGGCTAAAAAGGAAGAAATATGA
- a CDS encoding ABC transporter permease, with product MLKLFLNKIFYGLLVTAGVVCVVFFLFTVLPGDPARMMLGQRADISSVEAINKELGRDLPITTQFVLYVNDLSFISVLNKENTDSRIFIDENKYGTIYSLCSFGRYALVLKQPFLRRSYQTQERVTTILLDALPGTVILSFAALLFAAVTGILIGVWSALHYQTLADHISMIISVLGMSLPSFFAGILIAWLFGFVWNDYTGLEMTGSLYIVDPFEGLKIQWKNLILPAFTLGIRPLSVIVQLTRSSMLEVLSLDYVRTAKAKGLSSLAVIMKHALRNALNPVLTALSGWLGSLLAGAVFIEYIFGWKGVGKVTVDALEHYDFPVVMGAVLMVSVFFVIINILVDILYAKLDPRVRIQ from the coding sequence GTGCTAAAGCTTTTCCTCAATAAAATATTTTATGGACTGTTAGTAACAGCCGGAGTGGTCTGCGTTGTGTTTTTTCTCTTTACCGTATTACCCGGTGATCCTGCCCGAATGATGCTTGGTCAAAGAGCGGATATATCTTCCGTGGAAGCTATTAACAAGGAGTTAGGCCGTGACCTCCCCATTACTACTCAGTTTGTATTATATGTGAATGATCTTTCATTTATTTCTGTGCTTAATAAAGAGAACACTGATTCCCGGATTTTTATTGACGAAAACAAATACGGAACTATTTATTCATTGTGTTCCTTTGGACGATATGCTCTTGTACTAAAACAGCCCTTTTTGCGGCGATCTTATCAGACACAGGAACGTGTGACGACTATCTTATTAGATGCCCTTCCGGGTACAGTGATCTTGTCATTTGCCGCATTATTATTTGCAGCCGTAACAGGTATTCTCATTGGTGTGTGGTCGGCGCTGCATTATCAAACTCTGGCAGATCATATTTCAATGATTATTAGTGTGTTGGGAATGTCCTTGCCTTCGTTTTTTGCCGGAATACTCATCGCCTGGCTATTTGGCTTTGTTTGGAATGATTATACCGGGCTTGAAATGACGGGTAGTTTATACATTGTAGATCCTTTTGAAGGTTTAAAAATTCAATGGAAAAATCTTATACTACCTGCATTTACATTAGGCATCCGACCTCTTTCCGTGATTGTTCAACTTACCCGTTCCTCCATGCTTGAAGTACTTTCTCTGGATTATGTACGAACAGCAAAAGCAAAAGGACTTTCATCGCTAGCCGTAATCATGAAACATGCTTTACGGAATGCATTAAATCCGGTATTGACGGCCCTGTCGGGTTGGTTGGGATCTTTACTGGCAGGTGCGGTATTTATCGAGTACATTTTTGGATGGAAAGGAGTAGGAAAAGTCACCGTTGATGCACTCGAACACTATGATTTTCCAGTGGTGATGGGTGCCGTTTTAATGGTCTCTGTTTTCTTTGTCATCATCAATATTTTAGTAGATATCCTCTACGCCAAACTCGATCCCCGCGTCCGCATTCAATAG
- the ruvX gene encoding Holliday junction resolvase RuvX produces the protein MGRIIAVDYGSKRCGLAVTDPTQTIATALESLPTTQLVTFLLNYLKSEVVDTIVLGEPKRLNNTNSSTTLLVHEFAERLRKDIPNIPIVLYDERFTSKIAFNSLIESGQSRKVRKDKTVLDRISATLLLQDFLNSLLSKK, from the coding sequence ATGGGAAGAATAATAGCTGTTGATTATGGCTCCAAGAGATGTGGTCTGGCGGTTACTGACCCTACGCAAACCATTGCTACAGCTCTTGAAAGTCTTCCAACTACGCAATTAGTCACCTTTCTTCTGAATTATTTAAAAAGCGAAGTGGTAGACACTATCGTGCTGGGTGAACCGAAGCGTTTAAACAACACCAACTCTTCAACAACCCTTCTTGTTCATGAATTTGCAGAGCGCTTACGAAAAGACATTCCCAATATCCCTATTGTATTATACGATGAACGTTTTACGTCTAAAATCGCATTCAACAGCCTAATTGAAAGTGGCCAATCCAGAAAAGTCCGTAAAGACAAAACGGTCTTAGACAGGATTAGTGCCACCCTCCTATTGCAAGATTTTCTCAACTCACTCCTATCAAAAAAATGA
- a CDS encoding universal stress protein: MENTQLNILVPTDFSEPANAALEYASKLASDSGGCITIFHGISIHVANSTEEAEFITTSELERIENEQLVQLRHQISKRYPKVQYDIVSKMGFPVELISEIVRERKTDLIVMGTRGASGMKEILVGSNTASLIHQTECPVLAVPEQTTFTGIKKIVFATNMQQDDVNCLIKLIQLFGRNEETSITLLHIEDGHARDPEAALQSWFHGAILPVITYKNIKAESISETEIVKTLHEYLSVNKIDLLVTATRKRNFIERIFDRSITKRLIFHTHIPLLAFHSHGSKGEMVI, encoded by the coding sequence ATGGAAAATACTCAACTAAACATACTCGTCCCAACAGACTTTTCAGAACCTGCAAATGCTGCTCTTGAATATGCATCGAAACTTGCCAGTGATTCAGGAGGATGTATTACCATTTTTCACGGTATCAGTATTCACGTAGCAAATTCAACAGAAGAAGCGGAGTTTATCACTACCAGCGAACTGGAACGCATCGAAAACGAACAACTCGTTCAATTGCGACATCAGATTAGCAAACGCTATCCAAAAGTACAATACGATATCGTATCGAAAATGGGTTTTCCTGTAGAGTTGATTTCTGAAATCGTCAGAGAACGAAAAACCGATTTAATTGTGATGGGTACTCGCGGTGCAAGCGGGATGAAGGAAATACTTGTTGGAAGCAATACTGCAAGTTTAATTCATCAGACAGAATGTCCGGTTTTAGCCGTACCTGAGCAAACCACTTTTACCGGGATCAAGAAAATAGTTTTCGCTACAAATATGCAGCAAGATGATGTGAATTGCCTGATAAAACTGATTCAACTATTTGGTCGCAATGAAGAGACATCCATCACTTTATTGCATATTGAAGACGGACATGCCAGAGATCCGGAGGCCGCTTTACAAAGTTGGTTTCATGGAGCAATTCTTCCCGTAATCACATACAAGAATATCAAAGCTGAAAGCATCAGTGAAACTGAAATCGTTAAAACGTTGCATGAATATCTCAGCGTCAATAAAATTGATTTGCTGGTCACCGCTACGAGAAAGCGGAATTTCATTGAAAGAATATTTGACCGTAGCATTACGAAGCGATTGATTTTCCACACACATATTCCATTACTAGCTTTTCATTCACATGGTTCCAAAGGAGAAATGGTGATCTGA
- a CDS encoding AAA family ATPase: MIDIREINEKIQQESAFIELLNLELGKVIVGQKYMLDRLLIGLLSNGHLLLEGVPGLAKTLAIKSLSSAIHAKFSRLQFTPDLLPADLVGTMIYNQKQEQFTVRKGPLFANFILADEINRAPAKVQSALLEAMQERQVTIGDETFKLDEPFLVLATQNPIEQEGTYPLPEAQLDRFMLKVVIGYPTKEEERMIVRQNLAQDFPKINPILDKETVVKARNAVRQVYMDEKIEKYILDIVFATRYPKESNLRKLENLISYGGSPRASINLALASKAYAFIKRRGYVIPEDVRAVSHDVLRHRIGLSYEAEAENITTDDVITEVLNIVEVP, translated from the coding sequence ATGATAGACATTCGTGAAATTAATGAGAAAATTCAGCAGGAATCAGCCTTTATTGAATTGCTGAATCTGGAACTTGGTAAGGTAATAGTTGGACAAAAATACATGCTCGACAGGTTACTGATCGGCTTGCTTTCAAACGGACATTTGCTGTTGGAAGGAGTTCCCGGTCTTGCGAAGACCTTAGCTATCAAGTCGCTTTCTTCGGCTATTCATGCTAAATTCAGCAGGTTGCAATTTACACCCGACTTGCTCCCTGCCGATTTGGTGGGCACCATGATTTACAATCAAAAGCAGGAGCAGTTCACCGTTCGTAAAGGACCTTTGTTTGCAAATTTCATTCTTGCTGATGAAATCAACAGGGCTCCGGCAAAAGTACAGAGTGCCTTGCTAGAAGCCATGCAGGAACGTCAGGTGACGATTGGGGACGAAACGTTTAAACTGGATGAACCTTTTCTTGTACTCGCTACTCAAAATCCTATCGAACAGGAGGGAACATACCCGCTTCCGGAAGCACAGCTCGACCGCTTTATGTTAAAAGTTGTCATTGGTTATCCCACCAAGGAGGAAGAGCGAATGATCGTAAGGCAGAATCTGGCTCAGGATTTTCCTAAAATTAATCCGATTCTCGATAAAGAAACGGTGGTGAAGGCCAGAAATGCTGTTCGTCAGGTCTACATGGATGAGAAAATCGAAAAGTATATCCTCGATATTGTTTTTGCCACACGTTATCCTAAGGAAAGTAATTTGCGTAAGCTGGAGAATCTGATCAGTTACGGTGGATCTCCCCGGGCAAGTATAAATCTGGCATTGGCTTCAAAAGCTTATGCATTTATAAAGCGCAGGGGCTATGTTATTCCTGAAGATGTTCGTGCAGTGAGTCATGATGTCTTACGCCATAGAATTGGACTCTCCTACGAGGCAGAAGCGGAAAATATTACGACGGATGATGTCATTACGGAAGTATTAAATATTGTCGAGGTACCATAA